One Aegilops tauschii subsp. strangulata cultivar AL8/78 chromosome 2, Aet v6.0, whole genome shotgun sequence genomic window, GATCTGCGTGTTGGGGATTGCTTGGTGGCGGCGCCGCCATGATGGATCCGGAGATGATGCGGCTGGCGCAGGAGCAGATGCGACGCATGTCCCCCGACGACCTCGCCAGGATGCAACAGCAGGTCTCCGCACCCGATCCATATACCTACGTTCGGCCATGCCGGTTTGATCTCAATTGATTCCCTGCCCGGTTGTGGTCTCGCTAGCGGTAGATCGAGAGGAGATCACGCTCAATTTGGCAACCGTtttttgctgctgctgctgtggttGCTTAGATCGAATCGTGTTGTGGTTGACCTATTGCGTACGAGTTGAATTGGTCCTAAGTTAACTCCTCAAGTCAATTGGTAAAGAAAATTGTAGTGTGTGTAGCTGTGGACTCGAGGTACGTTTGAGTTTGATTTGGACAGGTGACGCCAATGGGATGCTGGTTTCTGCTGTTATAAACAACAGCCACGTGCTACTGTTTAAACGAGGCTGTTGCTGGGTCTTTTCGCACAATACTCTGCATCTATTGCCTAAACTATATGCAATAGGATTCTGCTGGTAGATATCTGTGTGTGCACTTATGTCTGTTTTTTTCAGCACTGTTTCATACCTCAGTTCCTGCTTTTGTTATTTGCAGTGTCCAGCATCATTGCTTATTAATGTTATTTTTATGCCCTGAGAAAGCACGAGTATCATGCGATTGACCATGTGTGCTTGTTGCAATTTTGATAATTGCAGCTCATGTCCAATCCTGACTTGATAAAGCTAGCATCCGAGAGTATGAAAAATATGAGAACTGAGGACTTCAAAAGAGCTGCTCAACAGCTCAATCAAACAAGGCCAGAGGAAATGCTTGATATGACTGAAAAAATTGCCAACGCTAAGCCTGAAGAATTTGCTGCCATGAAGGCCCAAGCTGATGCTCAAATATCATATGCGCTATCTGGTGCCAAGATGTTGAAGCAGCAGGTGTGTACAAAATCCAGCACGACCTTTCGTTTAGCATAGAATGACCTTTTCCTACTCTTGGTTGGCGAGTTGGACAAATAGTCAAATACActtgatcatttttttattaagCTCCAAAATTCTTTGTATAAAATATGCTAATCGGCTCACTCGATCAGGATTTTAGATCACTCTGAATGAATTAATTACAAACTGGAAAAGCGACAGCTTCACATGGTTGTCACTACAAAATATTTTGCAAGAAAAATTCATGGAGAGAATGCTCATATAGTCCAGTCGTGCTTGGTTTTCATAATTTGGATACATAATTTCATTTTCTATTCATCTTCCTGTTATCTCTTGTCTAAGAAATTATGTATCTCATCATCTATTTAATGTATTGGGTGTCGGACTCCATTTTTTTATGCATGTTATGAGTTTCCATAATATCCGTTTTCTTTTGTTCCAGGGAAATGAACTTCATAGCCATGGGAAGTATACTGATGCTGCTGCCAAGTACAAGCTTGTGCGTTTCAAATCCCATGCCTTCCATGTATAAAGAAGTGACATGACTGCCAATTTAATTTATATGCTCTTTTGTTGACCAGGCCAAGGAAAACATGAAGAGCATACCATCGGCAGCTGGGCGAACTCTGCAGTTGCAGTGCACCCTTAATTTAATGTCGTGTTACCTGAAATCAGGGATGTTTGATGAATGTGTAAATGAAGGTTCAGAGGTATGTTTGAGGCTTTCTACCCATTATACCAATATTATATGCGGGCATGGTTACACATCACAGTGCTACCATTATCTTAAATGCGATCTACTTTCGTTGTTTCTGTTTGCCACCTTTGCTGTTAGTAGTATTTATGAGCTGTCTAAATGGAAGTCCATAACTCTGTCAATTTCAGTTTGCTGAACTTTTGTTGTTAGTTTAGTTGTCTTAACGATGGCAGCTCTGCATTTACCTGTTATGCTGACCCAACGATCAACCGTGCCACAGGTTCTAACTTATGATTCGAGCAATGTGAAAGCATACTACCGAAGAGGTCAAGCTTACAAAGAACTAGGAAACCTTCAGGCTGCTGTTGCTGACTTACGTAAAGCCCATGAAATTTCTCCGGAGGATGAAACTATTGCTGAGGTTCTGAGGTATGGTTTGCCTTTTTTCCTGCACAAACATATGAAATTCTGCTGATCTTGTTGCTGACATGGACAAAAGTGGTTAGTAATTTTAGTTTTCGCCGTTGTCCTACTGATAGAGTACATTCATTATGCAGGGACACAGATGCAAAACTTGCAACTGAAGGAGGAGGAACAAACCTGCCAAAAGGTAGCTTCATTGATATTCTTTTTAGAATTTAATTATGCTGCTCTTTTTCATCGCCTGCTATTTTTTAATCTGAACCCATCTTACTGTAGCTCAAGTTGCTTCTTGATAAAATCTTTGTGGTTAAATCACTCCATCCTAAGAGTATTTatgatgaatatatttgtgtGCATATATTTGTGATGAATATTTGGCCAAAATCAACTTAATGGTAGAAGGATATATAAAATAATAGTTAATAAGTAGATGGGCCTTTGACTTGATCCAGCCAAACTATGATATAAGAGTAGAACTGAGGTTGTAGTGAAATATATTATTTCTGTATACTGGTTTGATGCTATTTCGACAGTGTTTGTTATAATTCAGTTCGACTCATCAAACTACTCATCTTGGTGTTCTTTTGTTTCTAAGGAGTTGTTATTGAAGAAATTGTGGAAGAAGATAGTTCAGAGCTGTTAAGTACTCAAAGGAGTTCTTCTACTGAGTATACTGTTTCACAACCACATGAAGGAGCAGGAAACTCAAGACAATCTGACTCTTCAGAAAGCCTAATGAATGATCCTGCTACTATCAGGTAACAGTCTCTTTGCTTCTGGTCTATGTTTCCCATATTCAGAGTTGCCGCACTCTGTTTTGATATGTTTCGGTTGTTGCTACTTCAGATACCTTTTTATTCGTCCACTAGCCAACCATTATTTGGCATGCATTAACATGCAATGTTCTTACTGTATCAATTATCTTGTATAAAAAAATGATACCCATAAATCTTTTTTCTTAGCTGCGTTTTTTTAATTCTCTTCTCATTCTTGTGATGTGTATCCTGTCTTGTGGTGGATCTGTCTATCTGGCATATTGTTATAGAAATATGATTATATCTTGTTGTGCTATCTTACTTGATCACGTTAGGTTCACATTATGCAGGAATTTCATATCTGATTGCAAAAACTTCCAAGTGTTATGTACATTTTACTTGGATTTCATGTTTTGCTTTATTTACTAGTAACATTAGTAAAATGTCTTCACTTCACCTACAGTCTTCTCATTGCGCTTTTTACAAAATATGCATAACGTTCTTGGTGTCCTGGTCAACTGTCAGGTCATTTCAAAATTATGTCTCTAATAGTGATGCTGATGGGTTATCAAAGTTGGGAATGCAAGGAATGTCGCCGGAGCTAGTTAAAACTGCCAGCGAAATGATCGGCACCATGAAACCAGAAGAACTACAAAAGATGTTTCAGGCTGCTTCTTCATTAACCGGCACAAACCCCGTTGGTTCAAATCTTGGATCCAATATGCCCGAAATGTCACCTGACATGGTTAGTATGGCATCTGAAATGATTGGGAAGATGTCCCCTTCTGAACTGCAAAATATGATGGATTTTGCTTCTAAAATGGGTGGGCCTGGTAGTGCGCCTGTGAGACCAGGGACTGGGAGTAATATCCGACCTTCATCAAGAGCAGAAACGAGTAGCAATAACTTCCAACCTTCATCTTCGCAAACTGTTGTGGAGAACCCTGATGAAATAGTAATAAACAACCAAAGTATGGACCATTCATCATCCAGTTCCCCAGTTTCTA contains:
- the LOC109744423 gene encoding outer envelope protein 61 — its product is MMDPEMMRLAQEQMRRMSPDDLARMQQQLMSNPDLIKLASESMKNMRTEDFKRAAQQLNQTRPEEMLDMTEKIANAKPEEFAAMKAQADAQISYALSGAKMLKQQGNELHSHGKYTDAAAKYKLAKENMKSIPSAAGRTLQLQCTLNLMSCYLKSGMFDECVNEGSEVLTYDSSNVKAYYRRGQAYKELGNLQAAVADLRKAHEISPEDETIAEVLRDTDAKLATEGGGTNLPKGVVIEEIVEEDSSELLSTQRSSSTEYTVSQPHEGAGNSRQSDSSESLMNDPATIRSFQNYVSNSDADGLSKLGMQGMSPELVKTASEMIGTMKPEELQKMFQAASSLTGTNPVGSNLGSNMPEMSPDMVSMASEMIGKMSPSELQNMMDFASKMGGPGSAPVRPGTGSNIRPSSRAETSSNNFQPSSSQTVVENPDEIVINNQSMDHSSSSSPVSTADMQETMRNSMKDPAMRQMFASMMKNMSPDVMANMSEQFGMKLSKEDAAKAQQAMSSLSPEDLDRMMKWMDRAQQGVEVAKKTKNWLLGRKGLILAIVMLILAFILQRLGFIGR